In Symphalangus syndactylus isolate Jambi chromosome 6, NHGRI_mSymSyn1-v2.1_pri, whole genome shotgun sequence, a genomic segment contains:
- the NEU3 gene encoding sialidase-3 isoform X5 has protein sequence MRPADLPPRPMEEPPASSSARTETEEPGSSAAPDLCETVWVGMPESPSMLLLSSTISIITKINGSNCYSDNKA, from the exons ATGAGACCTGCGGACCTGCCCCCGCGCCCCATGGAAGAACCCCCGGCGTCCAGCTCTGCCCGGACAGAGACGGAGGAGCCGGGGTCCAGTGCAG CACCTGATTTGTGTGAAACGGTTTGGGTGGGAATGCCAGAATCACCATCTATGTTACTTCTGTCATCAACGATCAgcataattacaaaaattaatggCTCTAATTGTTATAGTGATAATAAAGCATAG
- the NEU3 gene encoding sialidase-3 isoform X1 — protein MRPADLPPRPMEEPPASSSARTETEEPGSSAEVMEEVTTCSFNSPLFQQEDDRGITYRIPALLYIPPTHTFLAFAEKRSTRRDEDALHLVLRRGLRIGRLVQWGPLKPLMEATLPGHRTMNPCPVWERKSGCVFLFFICVRGHVTERQQIVSGRNAARLCFIYSQDAGCSWSEVRDLTEEVIGSELKHWATFAVGPGHGIQLQSGRLVIPAYTYYIPSWFFCFQLPCKTRPHSLMIYSDDLGVTWHHGRLIRPMVTVECEVAEVTGRAGHHVLYCSARTPNRCRAEALSTDHGEGFQRLALSRQLCEPPHGCQGSVVSFRPLEILHRCQDSSSKDAPTIQQSSPGSSLRLREEAGTPSESWLLYSHPTSRKRRVDLGIYLNQTPLEAACWSHPWILHCGPCGYSDLAALEEEGLFGCLFECGTKQECEQIAFRLFTHREILSHLQGDCTSPGRNPSQFKSN, from the exons ATGAGACCTGCGGACCTGCCCCCGCGCCCCATGGAAGAACCCCCGGCGTCCAGCTCTGCCCGGACAGAGACGGAGGAGCCGGGGTCCAGTGCAG AGGTCATGGAGGAAGTGACAACATGCTCCTTCAACAGCCCTCTGTTCCAGCAGGAAGATGACAGAGGGATTACCTACCGGATCCCAGCCCTGCTCTACATACCCCCCACCCACACCTTCCTGGCCTTTGCAGAGAAGCGTTCCACGAGGAGGGATGAGGATGCTCTCCACCTGGTGCTGAGGCGAGGGTTGAGGATTGGGCGCTTGGTACAG TGGGGGCCCCTGAAGCCACTGATGGAAGCCACACTACCTGGGCATCGGACCATGAACCCCTGTCCTGTATGGGAGCGGAAGAGTGGTTGTGTGTTCCTGTTCTTCATCTGTGTGCGGGGCCATGTCACAGAGCGTCAACAGATTGTGTCAGGCAGGAATGCTGCCCGCCTTTGCTTCATCTATAGTCAGGATGCTGGATGTTCATGGAGTGAGGTGAGAGACTTGACTGAGGAGGTCATTGGCTCAGAGCTGAAGCACTGGGCCACATTTGCTGTGGGCCCAGGTCATGGCATCCAGCTGCAGTCAGGGAGACTGGTCATCCCTGCGTATACCTACTACATCCCTTCCTGGTTCTTTTGCTTCCAGCTACCATGTAAAACCAGGCCTCATTCTCTGATGATCTACAGTGATGACCTAGGGGTCACATGGCACCATGGTAGACTCATTAGGCCCATGGTTACAGTAGAATGTGAAGTGGCAGAGGTGACTGGGAGGGCTGGCCACCATGTGCTATATTGCAGTGCCCGGACACCAAACAGgtgccgggcagaggctctcagCACTGACCATGGTGAAGGCTTTCAGAGACTGGCCCTGAGTCGACAGCTCTGTGAGCCCCCACATGGTTGCCAAGGGAGTGTGGTAAGTTTCCGGCCCCTGGAGATCCTGCATAGGTGCCAGGACTCTAGTAGCAAAGATGCACCCACCATTCAGCAGAGCTCTCCAGGCAGTTcactgaggctgagggaggaagctGGAACACCATCAGAATCATGGCTCTTGTACTCACACCCAACCAGTAGGAAACGGAGGGTTGACCTAGGTATCTATCTCAACCAGACCCCCTTGGAGGCTGCCTGCTGGTCCCACCCCTGGATCTTGCACTGTGGGCCCTGTGGCTACTCTGATCTGGCTGCTCTGGAGGAGGAGGGCTTGTTTGGGTGTTTGTTTGAATGTGGGACCAAGCAAGAGTGTGAGCAGATTGCCTTCCGCCTGTTTACACACCGGGAAATCCTGAGTCACCTGCAGGGGGACTGCACCAGCCCTGGTAGGAACCCGAGCCAATTCAAAAGCAATTAA
- the NEU3 gene encoding sialidase-3 isoform X3, which produces MRPADLPPRPMEEPPASSSARTETEEPGSSAEVMEEVTTCSFNSPLFQQEDDRGITYRIPALLYIPPTHTFLAFAEKRSTRRDEDALHLVLRRGLRIGRLVQWGPLKPLMEATLPGHRTMNPCPVWERKSGCVFLFFICVRGHVTERQQIVSGRNAARLCFIYSQDAGCSWSESKMKILP; this is translated from the exons ATGAGACCTGCGGACCTGCCCCCGCGCCCCATGGAAGAACCCCCGGCGTCCAGCTCTGCCCGGACAGAGACGGAGGAGCCGGGGTCCAGTGCAG AGGTCATGGAGGAAGTGACAACATGCTCCTTCAACAGCCCTCTGTTCCAGCAGGAAGATGACAGAGGGATTACCTACCGGATCCCAGCCCTGCTCTACATACCCCCCACCCACACCTTCCTGGCCTTTGCAGAGAAGCGTTCCACGAGGAGGGATGAGGATGCTCTCCACCTGGTGCTGAGGCGAGGGTTGAGGATTGGGCGCTTGGTACAG TGGGGGCCCCTGAAGCCACTGATGGAAGCCACACTACCTGGGCATCGGACCATGAACCCCTGTCCTGTATGGGAGCGGAAGAGTGGTTGTGTGTTCCTGTTCTTCATCTGTGTGCGGGGCCATGTCACAGAGCGTCAACAGATTGTGTCAGGCAGGAATGCTGCCCGCCTTTGCTTCATCTATAGTCAGGATGCTGGATGTTCATGGAGTGAG agcaaaatgaaaattttgcCTTAG
- the NEU3 gene encoding sialidase-3 isoform X4, with product MRPADLPPRPMEEPPASSSARTETEEPGSSAEVMEEVTTCSFNSPLFQQEDDRGITYRIPALLYIPPTHTFLAFAEKRSTRRDEDALHLVLRRGLRIGRLVQVTLHPRSESGPQFLFTKLRALQDLCLFSSVQESPVWGAEAEKTAKTMALTECLLCARGTLGPHSGGP from the exons ATGAGACCTGCGGACCTGCCCCCGCGCCCCATGGAAGAACCCCCGGCGTCCAGCTCTGCCCGGACAGAGACGGAGGAGCCGGGGTCCAGTGCAG AGGTCATGGAGGAAGTGACAACATGCTCCTTCAACAGCCCTCTGTTCCAGCAGGAAGATGACAGAGGGATTACCTACCGGATCCCAGCCCTGCTCTACATACCCCCCACCCACACCTTCCTGGCCTTTGCAGAGAAGCGTTCCACGAGGAGGGATGAGGATGCTCTCCACCTGGTGCTGAGGCGAGGGTTGAGGATTGGGCGCTTGGTACAGGTGACTCTTCATCCCAGATCTgagtctgggcctcagtttctcttcaCAAAGCTCAGAGCTCTTCAGGATCTGTGCCTTTTCTCATCAGTACAGGAAAGCCCTGTGTGGGGAGCAGAGGcagaaaaaacagcaaaaacaatggCTCTCACTGAGTGCTTATTGTGTGCCAGGGGCACATTGGGTCCTCACAG TGGGGGCCCCTGA
- the NEU3 gene encoding sialidase-3 isoform X2, with product MQASIWVWTHIELPSILAEVMEEVTTCSFNSPLFQQEDDRGITYRIPALLYIPPTHTFLAFAEKRSTRRDEDALHLVLRRGLRIGRLVQWGPLKPLMEATLPGHRTMNPCPVWERKSGCVFLFFICVRGHVTERQQIVSGRNAARLCFIYSQDAGCSWSEVRDLTEEVIGSELKHWATFAVGPGHGIQLQSGRLVIPAYTYYIPSWFFCFQLPCKTRPHSLMIYSDDLGVTWHHGRLIRPMVTVECEVAEVTGRAGHHVLYCSARTPNRCRAEALSTDHGEGFQRLALSRQLCEPPHGCQGSVVSFRPLEILHRCQDSSSKDAPTIQQSSPGSSLRLREEAGTPSESWLLYSHPTSRKRRVDLGIYLNQTPLEAACWSHPWILHCGPCGYSDLAALEEEGLFGCLFECGTKQECEQIAFRLFTHREILSHLQGDCTSPGRNPSQFKSN from the exons ATGCAGGCCAGCATCTGGGTATGGACACACATTGAGCTGCCTTCTATCCTTGCAGAGGTCATGGAGGAAGTGACAACATGCTCCTTCAACAGCCCTCTGTTCCAGCAGGAAGATGACAGAGGGATTACCTACCGGATCCCAGCCCTGCTCTACATACCCCCCACCCACACCTTCCTGGCCTTTGCAGAGAAGCGTTCCACGAGGAGGGATGAGGATGCTCTCCACCTGGTGCTGAGGCGAGGGTTGAGGATTGGGCGCTTGGTACAG TGGGGGCCCCTGAAGCCACTGATGGAAGCCACACTACCTGGGCATCGGACCATGAACCCCTGTCCTGTATGGGAGCGGAAGAGTGGTTGTGTGTTCCTGTTCTTCATCTGTGTGCGGGGCCATGTCACAGAGCGTCAACAGATTGTGTCAGGCAGGAATGCTGCCCGCCTTTGCTTCATCTATAGTCAGGATGCTGGATGTTCATGGAGTGAGGTGAGAGACTTGACTGAGGAGGTCATTGGCTCAGAGCTGAAGCACTGGGCCACATTTGCTGTGGGCCCAGGTCATGGCATCCAGCTGCAGTCAGGGAGACTGGTCATCCCTGCGTATACCTACTACATCCCTTCCTGGTTCTTTTGCTTCCAGCTACCATGTAAAACCAGGCCTCATTCTCTGATGATCTACAGTGATGACCTAGGGGTCACATGGCACCATGGTAGACTCATTAGGCCCATGGTTACAGTAGAATGTGAAGTGGCAGAGGTGACTGGGAGGGCTGGCCACCATGTGCTATATTGCAGTGCCCGGACACCAAACAGgtgccgggcagaggctctcagCACTGACCATGGTGAAGGCTTTCAGAGACTGGCCCTGAGTCGACAGCTCTGTGAGCCCCCACATGGTTGCCAAGGGAGTGTGGTAAGTTTCCGGCCCCTGGAGATCCTGCATAGGTGCCAGGACTCTAGTAGCAAAGATGCACCCACCATTCAGCAGAGCTCTCCAGGCAGTTcactgaggctgagggaggaagctGGAACACCATCAGAATCATGGCTCTTGTACTCACACCCAACCAGTAGGAAACGGAGGGTTGACCTAGGTATCTATCTCAACCAGACCCCCTTGGAGGCTGCCTGCTGGTCCCACCCCTGGATCTTGCACTGTGGGCCCTGTGGCTACTCTGATCTGGCTGCTCTGGAGGAGGAGGGCTTGTTTGGGTGTTTGTTTGAATGTGGGACCAAGCAAGAGTGTGAGCAGATTGCCTTCCGCCTGTTTACACACCGGGAAATCCTGAGTCACCTGCAGGGGGACTGCACCAGCCCTGGTAGGAACCCGAGCCAATTCAAAAGCAATTAA